A portion of the Etheostoma cragini isolate CJK2018 chromosome 13, CSU_Ecrag_1.0, whole genome shotgun sequence genome contains these proteins:
- the LOC117955636 gene encoding proto-oncogene DBL isoform X1: MAESNPLRGFPRLRRAATSFPEKLHLVLVLHPSGLFSSAPSPSSSTDLGFRFSQDDFLLKMPVVMLRSVGDLLRYIDENHLTSDFTAKVEYCQSDWIVLRTAIETFAVTVKEIAQLLQGFGSELSESELPDEASAIEFLLHSHTHRYRQMKDDIRSVLKEGRLLLSNLETVKASKRNVEEERDLKSDLDTVQRLLTQLRDMEEAFDGFFEKHHLKMQQYLQLLHYEMSFHQMEEVLERITNQEMDIASVGTTVVQTEQLLSDLAVLDTHAQEEMARAQVVVLHGHQLATNHHYALALIIQRCNELRHHCDIITTSIRTKRASLTRARDLLRRLEEALRWCDEGAYLLASQMVDKFQTREGAQEALQYLSFHQERAPSSLKNSQDILSLEFEAILTPQLQSQISIVTEKLNSMQSMIRNREQCLKKLADVQVRPIQLVAPRPEPDPTLQRCKSPLFSPKHGVDFNVLNSKFSFDLLPGKRAARRNNSQRKIEVMHDFQGNCSSLYGSTTETDSEAEDNPEQVTRHIMKELIATERIYVDELLSVLLGYRAEMEDPSMSNLLPSALCSQKDVLFGNMPEIYQFHSRIFLQDLQGCLETPERVGTCFLQRKKKFQVYERYCQNKPSSELLWRQCSDLPFFQECQNKLDHKLGLNSYLLKPVQRLTKYQLLLKELLKHCTEERYRHELQEALNSMLELLKSVNDSMHQIAITGYQGDLSQLGRVVLQGGFSVWISHKRAAVRMKELARFKPMQRHLFLYDLALLFCKRRDDDTHDRTPFYSFKSCLRMSAVGITENVKGDVKKFEIWYSGREVVYIVQAPTLEIKVAWLTEIRKILTNQKKMRRDETPLSDNPPSDSASEMCVSWGGASVRGCSACLTVPHSSSATSHSHVHQWEESIQTSPAHSEPVVNSPRRTWPVSAHSVAICEGLEDWGAATDLSNISDSDEEDQPAPLVAGRYRVMVESSMASTDDIVFNCGDVIQLLHEELSGMWMVKNISRGEEGRVLSEDLHRILGETC; this comes from the exons ATGGCCGAGTCCAACCCGCTGCGGGGCTTCCCCCGTCTGCGCAGGGCCGCG ACATCATTTCCAGAAAAACTGCATTTGGTCTTGGTTCTCCACCCCTCCGGCTTGTTTAGCTCTGCCCCGAGTCCGTCTTCCAGCACTGACCTGGGCTTCCGCTTCAGCCAGGATGACTTCCTGTTAAAGATGCCG GTGGTGATGCTGCGTTCAGTTGGTGACCTGCTGCGCTACATCGATGAAAACCACCTGACATCAGACTTCACTGCAAAAGTGGAGTACTGCCAAAGTGACTGGATCGTCCTCCGCACG gcaaTTGAGACCTTTGCAGTGACAGTGAAGGAGATCGCCCAGCTGCTGCAAGGCTTTGGATCAGAGCTATCTGAGAGCGAACTTCCGGATGAAGCTAGTGCCATTGAGTTCCtgctgcactcacacacacaccgataCAGACAGATGAAG gaTGATATCCGGAGCGTGCTGAAAGAAGGACGGCTGCTGCTGTCCAACCTGGAGACTGTCAAGGCCTCTAAGAGAAAtgtagaggaggagagggaccTAAAGTCAGACCTGGACACTGTTCAGAG gctCCTGACTCAGCTCAGAGACATGGAGGAGGCGTTTGATGGCTTCTTTGAGAAACACCACCTGAAGATGCAGCAATACCTCCAGCTGCTGCATTATGAAATGAGTTTCCATCAG atGGAAGAGGTACTGGAGAGGATCACTAACCAGGAGATGGACATTGCCTCTGTGGGAACCACGGTGGTGCAGACGGAACAGCTGTTGTCGGACCTGGCCGTGCTGgacacacacgctcag GAGGAGATGGCTCGTGCCCAGGTGGTTGTCCTCCATGGCCACCAGTTGGCCACCAACCATCATTACGCCCTGGCGCTCATCATCCAACGCTGCAATGAGCTGCGtcatcactgtgacatcatcaccacGTCCATACGCACCAAGCGGGCCTCCCTTACCCGAGCACGTGACCTGCTGCGCCGCCTTGAAGAG gcccTTCGGTGGTGTGACGAGGGCGCCTATCTTCTGGCGAGTCAGATGGTGGACAAGTTCCAAACCAGAGAGGGAGCGCAGGAGGCACTGCAGTACCTGAGCTTCCACCAGGAGAGGGCGCCGTCCTCCCTGAAAAACAGCCAGGACATTCTGAGCCTTGAGTTTGAAGCCATACTCACCCCACAGCTGCAG tCCCAAATTTCCATTGTTACAGAGAAGCTGAACTCAATGCAGTCCATGATAAGAAACAGAGAGCAGTGTCTGAAAAAGTTGGCGGATGTACAAGTCAGACCGATTCAGTTGGTGGCCCCGAGGCCTGAACCCGACCCCACCTTGCAGCGCTGCAAGTCACCCCTCTTCTCCCCCAAACATG GTGTAGACTTTAATGTCCTAAATTCCAAGTTCTCCTTTGACCTGCTACCTGGCAAAAGAGCCGCAAGGAGGAACAACAGCCAACGCAAG ATTGAGGTAATGCATGACTTCCAAGGCAACTGCAGCTCTCTGTATGGATCCACCACTGAAACAGATTCAGAGGCAGAAGACAATCCAGAGCAGGTCACACG CCATATAATGAAGGAACTGATAGCTACAGAGAGGATCTATGTGGACGAGCTGCTCTCTGTCCTTTTG ggCTACAGGGCAGAAATGGAGGACCCATCCATGTCTAATCTTCTTCCTTCAGCTCTATGCAGCCAGAAGGATGTTCTGTTTGGCAACATGCCAGAGATTTACCAGTTCCACAGCag GATTTTCCTCCAGGATCTGCAGGGTTGCTTGGAGACACCAGAGAGGGTGGGGACTTGCTTCCTGCAACGG aaaaaGAAGTTCCAGGTGTATGAGCGTTACTGCCAAAACAAGCCTAGCTCTGAGTTGCTATGGAGACAGTGCTCTGATTTGCCTTTCTTTCAG GAGTGCCAGAATAAGCTGGACCACAAGCTGGGTCTGAACTCTTATCTCCTGAAACCAGTCCAACGCCTCACCAAGTACCAGCTGCTACTCAAG GAGCTGTTGAAGCACTGCACAGAGGAGCGATACCGACATGAACTCCAAGAGGCTCTCAACTCCatgctggagctgctgaagtCTGTCAACGACTCCATGCATCAGATAGCCATCACTGGATATCAG GGTGACCTCAGTCAGCTGGGCCGAGTGGTGTTGCAGGGAGGCTTCAGCGTGTGGATCAGCCATAAGAGGGCAGCGGTGCGCATGAAGGAGCTGGCCAGGTTCAAACCCATGCAGAGACATCTCTTTCTCTATGACCTCGCCCTGCTCTTCTGCAAACGCAGAGATGATGACACTCACGACAGGACGCCCTTCTACAGCTTCAAATCCTGTCTCAGa ATGAGTGCAGTGGGAATCACAGAAAATGTGAAAGGAGATGTGAAGAAATTTGAAATCTGGTACAGTGGCAGAGAAGTAGTGTACATAGTTCAG GCTCCAACACTGGAGATCAAAGTTGCCTGGCTGACAGAGATTCGTAAAATTCTTACCAACCAGAAGAAAATGCGCAGAG ATGAGACTCCTCTTTCAGACAACCCTCCTTCTGACAG TGCatcagagatgtgtgtgtcGTGGGGCGGAGCGTCGGTGCGAGGCTGCTCAGCGTGTCTAACTGTTCCTCACAGCTCCTCTGCTACAAGCCACTCCCATGTGCATCAATGGGAGGAGTCAATACAAActagccccgcccactctgaACCAGTGGTTAACTCACCTCGACGCA CTTGGCCGGTTTCTGCACACTCCGTGGCGATCTGTGAGGGCCTGGAGGACTGGGGTGCAGCTACAGACCTTTCCAACATATCTGACTCAGACGAGGAGGATCAGCCCGCCCCCCTG GTGGCGGGCAGGTACAGGGTCATGGTAGAGAGCAGCATGGCCAGCACGGATGATATAGTCTTTAACTGCGGGGATGTCATCCAGCTGCTGCATGAAGAATTGTCGGGAATGTG GATGGTAAAGAATATAAGTCGTGGAGAAGAAGGGCGTGTTCTATCTGAAGACCTGCATAGGATTCTGGGAGAAACATGCTAA